The following are from one region of the Polynucleobacter sp. MWH-CaK5 genome:
- a CDS encoding class I SAM-dependent methyltransferase — MDINPSNEEASHSQTLARLIQQEIQAQNGQISFAKYMEMALYAPGLGYYAAGKHKLGSQGDFTTAPEISPLFGATIVQTLLPIIEHLQKLNQAVQILEFGAGTGALAESILTELERQGIAVHSYSILDLSADLIERQQSRLSPQFDQVTWINQLPKNFTGIILANEVLDAMPIELITYQNQQWVFKDVALTTESSEDASEATIGFRHCLGKEVPQAMLPECLQQQSIENGYTTEININAKAWINSISEILDMGIVLTIDYGFPEHEYYHSQRNQGTVMGHYAHHAVQDPFFYPGLCDLTAHVDWTSMAKTGISSGLSLLGYTSQAAYLLDAGIGSLLMEKVDPSNVTEFMPHSNAIQKLLSEAEMGELFKVMCFGKSVPFEEGDLPGFRSRPRPL; from the coding sequence ATGGATATTAACCCTAGTAACGAAGAAGCGTCTCATAGTCAAACGCTGGCTCGTTTAATTCAACAAGAAATTCAGGCTCAAAACGGGCAAATTTCTTTTGCTAAGTATATGGAAATGGCCCTGTATGCGCCAGGGTTGGGCTATTACGCCGCAGGCAAACACAAGCTTGGCAGCCAGGGGGATTTCACCACAGCCCCTGAAATCAGCCCTTTATTTGGGGCAACGATTGTTCAAACCTTGCTACCCATCATTGAACATCTTCAAAAACTCAATCAAGCGGTCCAAATCCTAGAATTCGGAGCTGGAACAGGCGCCTTAGCCGAATCGATTTTGACAGAATTAGAGCGCCAAGGCATTGCAGTTCATAGCTACAGCATTCTTGATTTATCAGCTGACTTAATTGAACGGCAACAATCAAGACTGTCCCCTCAATTTGATCAGGTCACCTGGATCAACCAATTACCAAAAAACTTCACAGGGATCATCCTTGCCAACGAAGTTTTGGATGCCATGCCTATTGAGTTGATCACTTATCAAAATCAACAGTGGGTGTTTAAAGATGTTGCCTTGACCACAGAGTCATCTGAAGATGCATCAGAAGCTACCATCGGCTTCAGACATTGTTTGGGCAAGGAAGTTCCTCAAGCAATGCTTCCAGAATGCTTGCAACAACAATCAATCGAAAATGGTTACACCACTGAAATCAATATAAATGCCAAAGCCTGGATAAACAGCATCTCCGAGATCCTAGACATGGGAATCGTATTAACGATTGACTATGGATTTCCTGAGCATGAGTACTATCACTCTCAGCGGAATCAAGGCACTGTCATGGGTCACTATGCGCACCATGCCGTTCAAGATCCATTCTTTTACCCTGGGCTTTGCGATCTAACAGCTCACGTTGATTGGACGAGCATGGCAAAGACCGGTATCAGTTCGGGTCTATCACTTCTGGGATATACAAGCCAAGCTGCCTACTTATTGGATGCAGGCATAGGATCCTTATTGATGGAAAAAGTTGATCCATCGAATGTCACAGAATTTATGCCGCACTCAAACGCCATTCAAAAATTATTATCAGAAGCAGAAATGGGTGAGCTATTCAAAGTGATGTGTTTTGGCAAAAGCGTGCCTTTTGAAGAAGGTGATTTGCCTGGGTTTAGATCAAGGCCCCGACCTTTGTAA
- a CDS encoding tripartite tricarboxylate transporter substrate-binding protein, which produces MKKSIRHAMLAVGIIAGSLSAGAHAAFPADKPVTMVVPFAAGGPTDKVAREIALAMGKTLKQQVIIDNSPGAGGTIAAKKVMNAPKDGYTVLIHHIGMSTAPGLYKNLGYDPMTDFEHLGMVADVPMVMVANKDLPAKNLTELLAYIKANGTKVNYANAGLGSASHLCGLLFMSAIQQDMTTVPYKGTGPALTDLIGGQVQLMCDQTTNLAGQLKAGSVKSYGATTMQRIAAFKDIPTMHEQGLKNFEVNVWHGVYAPKGTPKDATDKISAALQAGINDAGYKAKMADLGANIPNAKNSSAAGHKAHLKSQIDLWTPIIKKAGVYAD; this is translated from the coding sequence ATGAAGAAAAGTATTCGTCATGCCATGTTGGCAGTAGGTATTATCGCTGGCAGCCTTTCTGCTGGCGCACACGCAGCATTCCCAGCTGACAAGCCAGTAACAATGGTTGTTCCATTTGCTGCTGGTGGTCCAACAGACAAAGTTGCTCGTGAAATTGCTTTAGCAATGGGTAAGACATTAAAACAGCAGGTGATCATTGATAACTCACCAGGTGCTGGCGGTACGATTGCTGCTAAAAAAGTAATGAATGCCCCTAAAGATGGTTATACCGTGTTGATTCATCACATTGGTATGTCAACAGCTCCAGGTTTGTACAAAAACTTGGGCTACGATCCAATGACAGATTTTGAGCACCTTGGAATGGTTGCAGATGTGCCAATGGTGATGGTTGCTAACAAGGATTTGCCAGCTAAAAACTTAACTGAATTGCTTGCTTACATCAAAGCAAACGGAACTAAAGTTAACTATGCAAATGCTGGTCTTGGTTCTGCTTCACACCTATGCGGATTGTTGTTCATGAGCGCTATTCAGCAAGACATGACAACTGTTCCATACAAAGGTACTGGCCCGGCTTTGACAGATTTGATTGGTGGTCAAGTTCAATTGATGTGCGATCAAACAACAAACTTGGCAGGCCAACTGAAGGCAGGTTCAGTGAAGTCTTATGGTGCAACAACAATGCAACGTATTGCTGCATTCAAAGACATTCCAACAATGCATGAGCAAGGTTTGAAGAACTTTGAAGTGAACGTTTGGCACGGTGTTTATGCGCCAAAGGGAACTCCTAAGGATGCAACTGACAAGATTTCTGCTGCTCTTCAAGCAGGTATCAACGATGCTGGCTACAAAGCTAAGATGGCTGACTTAGGCGCTAATATTCCTAATGCAAAGAATTCTAGTGCTGCTGGTCACAAAGCTCATTTGAAATCTCAAATTGATTTGTGGACTCCAATCATCAAGAAGGCTGGCGTTTACGCAGATTAA
- the glmS gene encoding glutamine--fructose-6-phosphate transaminase (isomerizing) yields MCGIVGAVSKKNVVSILVEGLRRLEYRGYDSCGFALLSGQELVRARTTARVADLADQGQTMSGNVGIAHTRWATHGKPDTVNAHPHFSGDLIGLVHNGIIENYESLREELKAAGYVFVSQTDTEVIAHLIHQTYINMSVRDLAKAVRAVVPKLHGAYAIAVIAKDAPGLLIGARVGSPLVVAYGDQENFLASDALAVSDHASMMAYLEEGDIAVLTTDQVIITDVSGKVQERTKKPVPTQSAEVDLGPYQHYMQKEIFEQPRAVADTLGHAESAELSLFGAKQVDWKNIDSVLILACGTSYYAASTAKYWIEDVAGISTQVEIASEYRYRKTVPNPRALVVVVSQSGETADTLAALRHAQSLGHQETLAVCNVATSAMVRETKYQFLTHAGTEIGVASTKAFTTQLVGLYLLALSLAKNKNCLTIEQERNAFNHLRHLPSAIHAVLALEPQIIAWSEAFAQCENALFLGRGLHYPIALEGALKLKEISYIHAEAYPAGELKHGPLALVTEQMPVVTVAPNDALLEKLKSNMQEVKARGGKLFVFADSDTQIRAEDGIHVIRMPEHYGDLSPILHVIPLQLLAYHTACARGTDVDKPRNLAKSVTVE; encoded by the coding sequence ATGTGCGGGATCGTTGGTGCAGTTTCTAAAAAAAATGTCGTCAGTATTTTGGTCGAAGGTCTGCGCCGACTTGAATATCGTGGCTACGATTCCTGTGGCTTTGCTTTATTAAGTGGTCAAGAGTTGGTGCGTGCACGCACCACTGCAAGAGTGGCTGATTTGGCTGATCAAGGTCAGACGATGTCAGGCAATGTTGGTATTGCTCACACCCGTTGGGCCACGCACGGTAAACCAGACACTGTCAACGCTCACCCACATTTTTCTGGTGATTTGATTGGCTTGGTGCACAACGGCATCATTGAAAATTATGAGAGCTTGCGCGAAGAATTGAAGGCCGCGGGCTATGTGTTTGTGTCTCAAACGGACACCGAAGTGATTGCGCATTTGATTCATCAAACATACATCAACATGTCTGTGCGAGATTTGGCAAAAGCTGTGCGTGCCGTTGTGCCAAAGTTACACGGTGCTTATGCGATTGCTGTGATTGCCAAAGATGCGCCAGGTTTATTGATTGGTGCACGAGTTGGTTCACCATTGGTGGTGGCTTATGGCGATCAAGAAAATTTCTTAGCTTCAGACGCATTGGCTGTGTCTGATCATGCCAGCATGATGGCGTACTTAGAAGAAGGTGACATCGCTGTTTTAACAACAGATCAAGTCATCATCACCGATGTGTCTGGCAAAGTTCAAGAGCGAACTAAAAAGCCAGTGCCAACGCAAAGTGCTGAAGTTGATTTAGGCCCATATCAACACTACATGCAAAAAGAGATTTTTGAGCAGCCGCGCGCTGTTGCAGATACTTTGGGTCATGCAGAGTCTGCTGAGCTCAGTTTGTTTGGCGCCAAGCAAGTTGATTGGAAAAACATTGACAGTGTTTTGATTTTGGCTTGTGGCACCAGTTATTACGCAGCGAGCACGGCTAAGTATTGGATTGAAGATGTGGCAGGTATTTCAACTCAAGTTGAGATTGCCAGTGAATACAGGTATCGCAAAACTGTGCCGAATCCTCGCGCCTTGGTTGTGGTGGTTTCTCAATCAGGAGAAACAGCGGACACCTTGGCAGCATTAAGACATGCTCAATCCTTGGGTCATCAAGAAACTCTGGCAGTTTGTAACGTGGCGACCAGTGCGATGGTTCGAGAAACAAAGTATCAATTCTTAACGCATGCTGGCACAGAGATCGGCGTTGCTTCAACCAAAGCTTTCACGACTCAATTGGTTGGTTTGTATTTGTTGGCTTTATCTTTAGCGAAAAATAAAAACTGTTTAACGATTGAGCAAGAGCGGAACGCCTTCAATCATTTGCGTCATTTGCCTTCAGCGATTCATGCAGTGCTGGCCCTTGAGCCACAAATCATTGCATGGAGCGAGGCTTTTGCTCAATGTGAAAACGCTTTATTTTTAGGGCGTGGTCTTCACTATCCAATCGCACTTGAGGGTGCGCTCAAGTTAAAAGAAATTTCTTATATCCATGCAGAAGCTTATCCTGCTGGAGAGTTAAAGCATGGGCCGTTGGCATTGGTCACAGAACAAATGCCAGTAGTGACAGTGGCACCCAATGACGCTTTGTTAGAAAAGCTCAAGTCGAATATGCAAGAGGTGAAAGCGCGTGGCGGAAAGCTGTTTGTTTTTGCCGATAGCGATACACAAATACGTGCTGAAGATGGCATCCATGTGATTCGCATGCCTGAGCACTATGGTGATTTATCACCTATCTTGCACGTCATCCCACTTCAATTGCTGGCGTACCACACGGCATGCGCCAGAGGCACTGATGTTGATAAGCCTCGTAATCTTGCAAAATCGGTGACGGTGGAGTGA
- a CDS encoding DUF6279 family lipoprotein — MSLSKPLQTIKITAICCVFLLITACSAVRFVYNQGDTLVRWWIDDHIGLTAEQEILTRELLEQQFWWHRTEQLAGVSKTLEQLRRQLKRPLSTDEVSQFADDLKKFMYAIAKKTTPDAAKIFTTLQSNQIEAMQKRMQKGNEKFAKEWLPPTLEKQNKVRADKVIDRVEWLFGSINKEQEEKIRQHINSNPLDMNMVYQERLRRQSDLIKIVKSIQQNKLNQQQAEDLLTTYIKNFEYGTTKEQQEFGKRRNALGIQLSAFITQIMNDEQRKYASGRVETWALDVQELIKESSVLAAKRSALQNR, encoded by the coding sequence ATGAGCTTATCCAAACCTCTCCAAACAATCAAAATAACGGCCATTTGCTGCGTTTTTTTACTGATCACTGCCTGCAGTGCGGTGAGGTTTGTCTACAACCAGGGTGACACCCTGGTTCGATGGTGGATAGATGATCACATTGGCTTAACCGCCGAGCAAGAAATTCTCACGCGCGAACTCTTAGAGCAACAATTCTGGTGGCATCGCACAGAACAACTGGCCGGCGTTTCTAAAACATTAGAGCAATTGCGCCGCCAGCTTAAACGCCCGCTCTCAACCGATGAGGTCAGCCAGTTTGCGGATGACCTCAAAAAGTTCATGTATGCCATCGCGAAAAAAACAACTCCGGATGCTGCCAAGATTTTTACTACTTTACAAAGTAATCAAATCGAAGCAATGCAAAAAAGGATGCAAAAGGGCAATGAGAAATTCGCTAAGGAATGGCTGCCCCCAACTTTAGAAAAACAAAATAAAGTTCGCGCAGATAAAGTCATTGATCGAGTGGAGTGGCTGTTTGGTAGCATCAATAAAGAACAAGAAGAAAAAATCAGGCAGCACATCAACAGCAATCCATTAGATATGAACATGGTGTATCAAGAGCGCTTACGCCGTCAAAGTGACTTAATCAAGATTGTTAAATCAATCCAACAAAATAAATTAAATCAGCAACAGGCCGAAGATTTGCTGACAACCTACATCAAAAACTTTGAATACGGCACCACCAAAGAACAACAAGAATTTGGCAAAAGAAGAAATGCTCTAGGCATTCAGCTGAGTGCGTTCATCACTCAAATCATGAATGATGAACAAAGAAAATACGCGAGCGGTCGAGTTGAAACGTGGGCCTTGGATGTTCAAGAGCTGATCAAAGAGTCATCTGTATTGGCTGCCAAGCGTTCTGCTCTGCAGAATCGCTAG
- the ttcA gene encoding tRNA 2-thiocytidine(32) synthetase TtcA, whose product MKDPRKVAYEENKLDKKLCRLAGQAIVDYNMIEDGDKVMVCMSGGKDSYAMLDILLKLKERAPIHFDLVAVNLDQNQPGFPKETLPNYFKKLGVEFHIEDQDTYGIVKRVIPEGKTTCGLCSRLRRGILYRVAGELGATKIALGHHRDDIIETLLMNMFHGGKLKGMPPKLKSDDGKHIVIRPLAYVPESYLERYAAQMDFPIIPCNLCGSQENLQRNAMKALIKEWEKKYPGRVESLFSSIQNVVPSHLMDATQFDFKDLSQDVGSSDSAEQNAWQPIQMTL is encoded by the coding sequence ATGAAAGATCCACGCAAAGTAGCCTACGAAGAAAATAAGCTAGACAAAAAGCTTTGTCGTCTAGCAGGGCAAGCCATCGTCGATTACAACATGATTGAAGATGGTGACAAGGTCATGGTTTGCATGTCGGGCGGTAAAGACAGCTATGCCATGCTCGATATTTTGTTGAAATTGAAAGAGCGCGCCCCGATTCATTTTGATTTGGTGGCCGTTAACCTGGATCAAAACCAACCAGGTTTTCCAAAAGAAACTTTGCCCAATTATTTTAAAAAATTGGGTGTGGAGTTTCATATTGAAGACCAAGATACCTATGGGATTGTGAAGCGTGTGATTCCTGAGGGAAAAACAACGTGTGGTCTTTGCTCTCGTTTAAGGCGTGGCATTTTGTACAGAGTGGCTGGCGAGCTTGGGGCCACCAAGATTGCGTTGGGTCATCACCGTGATGACATTATTGAAACACTATTGATGAATATGTTTCATGGTGGCAAGTTAAAAGGCATGCCACCAAAATTAAAGTCTGATGATGGCAAGCACATTGTGATCAGACCATTGGCTTATGTGCCAGAGAGTTATCTTGAAAGATATGCTGCGCAGATGGACTTCCCAATCATTCCTTGTAACTTGTGCGGCAGCCAAGAAAATCTACAAAGAAATGCGATGAAGGCCTTGATCAAGGAATGGGAAAAGAAATACCCAGGTCGCGTAGAGAGCCTATTCAGTTCTATTCAAAATGTGGTGCCTTCACATTTAATGGATGCTACTCAATTTGACTTCAAAGATTTAAGTCAGGATGTTGGTTCTAGCGATTCTGCAGAGCAGAACGCTTGGCAGCCAATACAGATGACTCTTTGA
- a CDS encoding SDR family oxidoreductase → MKNPKIALVTGAAKRVGRAIAIGLAKDGWDVAIHYGNSKDAAEQTVKDILATGQRGVALQADLSDESQASQLINRCCEALGLPTCLVNNASLFQYDVASSFSYASLDRHMLTNVAAPLILSRDLYRQHAKLRTVDSRGPSGVVINLLDQKLENLNPDFLSYTLSKAALNSATNLLAQSFAPNLRVVGLAPGITMVSGDQSEDGFAKAHSMTPLEQSSTPDDIADAVIYLAKAKAITGTTLYVDGGQHLLSTNRDVMFLTE, encoded by the coding sequence ATGAAAAACCCAAAAATTGCCTTAGTAACCGGAGCCGCCAAGCGCGTTGGTCGCGCTATTGCGATTGGCTTGGCCAAGGATGGCTGGGATGTTGCCATTCACTATGGCAACTCCAAAGACGCTGCGGAACAGACGGTTAAAGATATCTTGGCAACTGGGCAGCGTGGCGTTGCTTTACAAGCAGACTTATCAGATGAATCTCAGGCCAGTCAGTTGATCAATCGGTGCTGTGAAGCTCTTGGTTTGCCCACTTGTTTGGTGAACAATGCTTCTTTATTCCAATACGACGTGGCTTCAAGCTTTAGCTATGCTTCACTTGATCGTCACATGCTCACCAATGTGGCTGCACCATTGATCTTGTCTCGAGATCTGTATCGTCAGCATGCAAAGCTAAGAACTGTCGACTCTCGTGGTCCAAGCGGGGTGGTGATTAACTTGCTTGATCAGAAATTAGAGAATTTGAACCCAGACTTTTTGTCTTACACCTTGTCAAAGGCCGCGCTTAATTCGGCAACCAATTTGTTGGCGCAATCTTTTGCACCTAATTTGCGGGTTGTGGGACTGGCTCCTGGAATCACGATGGTGTCAGGTGATCAATCTGAAGATGGCTTTGCTAAAGCCCACAGCATGACTCCTTTGGAGCAATCATCAACCCCTGATGATATTGCTGATGCAGTGATTTATTTGGCCAAAGCAAAAGCCATAACTGGTACAACTTTGTATGTTGATGGTGGGCAGCATTTACTTTCGACTAATCGTGACGTGATGTTTTTGACGGAGTAA
- the glmU gene encoding bifunctional UDP-N-acetylglucosamine diphosphorylase/glucosamine-1-phosphate N-acetyltransferase GlmU, whose amino-acid sequence MNIVILAAGQGKRMRSTLPKVLHPIAGRPMLEHVLTSAKALEGEHRTILVLGHGGEFVQEFLSKTAFQAKTALQSEQKGTGHAVLQACDQLSDDPVTLILYGDVPLIQTQTLQQLAGLAASGGLGLLTQHMANPTGYGRILRNQDGDVSGIVEEKDASAEIRQITEINTGFMALPTEKLKGWLKELKPNNAQGEYYLTDVIALAVAEGVPVYTTQASNDWETVGVNSRAQLADLERVWQRELANRLLESGVTLLDPSRIDIRGELQCGTDVQIDIGCVFEGKVVLGSGVSVGPHCVIKDAVIDANVKVQAFTHIDQATVGAGSVIGPYARLRPGTVLAEEVHVGNFVEIKNSDVGTGSKANHLAYVGDATIGKKVNIGAGTITCNYDGVNKHRTVIEDEAFIGSDTQLVAPVTVGKGATLGAGTTLTKDAPANQLTVTRVKQVSLNWQRPTKKSK is encoded by the coding sequence ATGAATATTGTCATATTAGCTGCTGGACAGGGAAAGCGCATGCGGTCAACGCTTCCCAAGGTGCTCCATCCAATCGCCGGACGGCCCATGCTTGAGCACGTACTCACCAGTGCCAAAGCCTTGGAGGGCGAGCATCGAACCATCCTCGTTCTGGGGCATGGCGGTGAATTTGTTCAAGAATTTCTCTCAAAAACAGCATTTCAAGCCAAAACAGCCCTTCAGTCAGAGCAAAAAGGCACTGGCCACGCTGTTTTACAGGCCTGCGATCAATTATCTGATGATCCAGTGACATTGATCCTTTATGGGGATGTGCCCTTGATACAGACCCAAACCTTGCAACAGTTGGCAGGGTTGGCAGCATCTGGCGGCCTTGGTTTGTTGACTCAACATATGGCCAACCCAACCGGTTATGGACGAATACTGCGCAATCAAGATGGCGATGTATCCGGGATTGTTGAAGAAAAGGATGCCAGCGCCGAGATTCGTCAAATCACTGAAATTAATACTGGCTTCATGGCGTTGCCAACTGAGAAATTAAAAGGCTGGTTAAAAGAATTGAAGCCAAACAATGCGCAGGGCGAGTACTACTTGACCGACGTGATTGCTTTGGCAGTTGCCGAAGGTGTTCCGGTTTATACAACTCAAGCCAGCAATGATTGGGAAACAGTCGGCGTTAATAGTCGCGCTCAATTGGCTGACTTGGAGCGAGTTTGGCAGCGCGAGTTGGCCAATCGTTTATTAGAGTCAGGCGTCACATTATTGGATCCATCTCGCATAGATATTCGTGGAGAACTTCAATGTGGCACCGATGTTCAAATTGATATCGGTTGCGTCTTTGAAGGAAAGGTTGTCCTTGGTTCAGGCGTATCGGTTGGTCCGCATTGCGTGATCAAAGACGCTGTCATTGATGCCAACGTTAAGGTTCAAGCCTTCACTCATATTGACCAAGCAACCGTTGGTGCTGGCAGTGTGATCGGACCTTATGCCAGATTGCGCCCAGGCACAGTGCTTGCCGAAGAAGTTCACGTGGGTAATTTTGTTGAAATTAAAAATAGCGATGTTGGTACAGGCAGTAAAGCCAATCATTTGGCTTATGTTGGCGATGCCACCATCGGTAAAAAAGTAAACATTGGTGCTGGCACCATCACCTGTAACTACGATGGTGTGAATAAACATCGCACAGTGATTGAAGATGAGGCATTCATTGGCTCTGATACTCAGTTGGTAGCTCCTGTCACTGTTGGCAAAGGTGCCACCTTAGGTGCTGGAACAACATTGACCAAAGATGCCCCTGCCAATCAATTGACTGTCACAAGGGTCAAGCAAGTTTCATTGAATTGGCAAAGGCCCACAAAAAAATCAAAGTAA
- a CDS encoding putative toxin-antitoxin system toxin component, PIN family, giving the protein MKPTIVLDTNILLDVLVFDDERAHPLRAALDAKQLDAVATEKTFAEFLDVIGREQFSLDKDQQQLISEQWKNWARIISDDELCQAPWKCKDRDDQVFINLAYSLRPSALISKDKQVLKIAKRAIKEKVTITSDHLLGMSLPE; this is encoded by the coding sequence GTGAAGCCAACCATTGTTTTAGATACCAATATTCTTTTGGATGTTTTGGTATTTGATGATGAACGAGCCCATCCTTTGCGAGCAGCTCTTGATGCCAAACAATTAGACGCCGTTGCCACTGAAAAAACTTTTGCAGAGTTTCTGGACGTTATCGGACGAGAACAATTTTCTTTAGATAAAGATCAGCAACAGCTCATCAGTGAGCAATGGAAAAATTGGGCAAGAATCATTTCTGATGATGAGCTTTGCCAAGCGCCATGGAAATGTAAAGACCGCGATGATCAAGTGTTCATTAACTTGGCCTACAGTCTTAGACCATCTGCTTTGATCAGCAAAGATAAGCAAGTCTTAAAAATTGCCAAACGTGCCATCAAAGAAAAAGTCACCATCACATCAGACCACCTGCTTGGCATGAGTCTCCCTGAGTAA
- a CDS encoding polynucleotide adenylyltransferase: protein MKIYVVGGAIRDQLLGLPVKDLDYVVVGATPEQMLAKGYTPVGQDFPVFLHPVTHAEYALARTERKVSPGYKGFVFHADPEVTLEQDLARRDLTINAMAKEADANGQPIGDLIDPYGGQKDINNKLFRHIGPAFSEDPVRLLRIARFAARFSDFSIEPSTLTLLKEIHSSGELDALVKERVWQEVSRGLMSEKPSRMLEVLLEMGVFELFFPKLNPTNSSLLNDIDLAANHQLNLSQRCAVLLSSLSIEDINAWAALWGIPVECRDHAVLVRELQMGLQSATLEPRNLLNLLNRVDVWRKPERFDELVAVADLLRLPTKQLLNSYDRAKKVDITQIVQEVGEQGSSTGVKIKQLIEERRLLAIKGN from the coding sequence GTGAAGATTTATGTTGTTGGGGGTGCCATCAGAGATCAATTATTGGGGTTACCAGTAAAGGATCTTGATTACGTTGTTGTTGGTGCAACTCCTGAGCAAATGCTGGCTAAGGGATACACCCCAGTTGGGCAAGACTTCCCAGTGTTTTTGCATCCTGTCACGCACGCAGAATATGCCTTGGCCAGAACTGAGCGAAAGGTTTCGCCTGGTTATAAAGGTTTTGTATTTCATGCGGACCCAGAGGTGACTTTAGAGCAAGATTTGGCAAGACGTGATTTGACCATCAATGCAATGGCCAAAGAGGCTGATGCGAATGGTCAACCGATTGGCGATCTGATTGATCCCTATGGTGGTCAAAAAGATATCAATAATAAATTGTTCAGACACATTGGCCCAGCCTTCAGTGAAGACCCGGTCCGCTTATTACGCATCGCAAGATTTGCCGCACGTTTTTCTGATTTTTCAATAGAGCCTTCCACGCTCACCTTGCTCAAAGAGATTCATTCGAGTGGCGAGTTAGACGCATTGGTCAAGGAAAGAGTTTGGCAAGAAGTTTCTAGGGGTTTGATGTCTGAGAAGCCATCCAGGATGTTGGAAGTATTGCTTGAGATGGGTGTTTTTGAATTATTTTTCCCCAAACTAAATCCAACAAATTCATCTTTATTGAACGACATTGATTTGGCAGCAAATCACCAATTGAATTTGTCTCAGCGTTGCGCAGTCTTGTTATCAAGTTTAAGTATTGAAGACATCAATGCTTGGGCGGCCTTGTGGGGCATTCCAGTGGAGTGTCGCGATCACGCTGTGCTTGTTCGTGAATTGCAGATGGGTTTGCAGTCAGCAACTCTTGAGCCTCGCAATCTATTGAATTTATTAAATCGTGTGGATGTTTGGAGAAAGCCTGAACGATTTGATGAGCTTGTTGCGGTGGCTGATTTATTAAGGCTTCCGACGAAGCAGTTGCTCAACTCATATGACCGAGCGAAAAAAGTTGATATTACTCAGATTGTTCAAGAGGTGGGTGAGCAAGGCTCGTCGACTGGAGTGAAGATCAAACAATTGATTGAAGAGCGAAGGCTCTTGGCAATCAAAGGCAATTAA
- a CDS encoding dihydroneopterin aldolase, which produces MQALLSHPRLMDCRRLFLSNYEVYINIGVHDFEKRGEQRVLINVDLFVPLVENTPSKDSLDEVVDYDFMRQSILERVSKGHIHLQETLCDDVAKIMLAHPNVRAVKVSTAKPDVYPDCEAVGVEIFLIKE; this is translated from the coding sequence ATGCAAGCATTGTTATCTCACCCTCGCTTGATGGATTGCCGAAGATTATTTCTGAGCAATTACGAGGTTTATATCAATATTGGAGTTCATGATTTTGAAAAGCGCGGAGAGCAGCGCGTTTTAATCAATGTTGATTTATTTGTACCTTTGGTAGAAAACACACCATCAAAAGATAGTCTGGATGAAGTCGTTGATTATGATTTCATGCGCCAAAGCATTTTAGAAAGAGTTTCTAAGGGACACATTCATCTTCAAGAAACTTTATGTGATGATGTTGCAAAAATCATGTTGGCTCATCCAAATGTCAGAGCCGTTAAAGTTTCAACTGCAAAGCCAGATGTTTATCCTGATTGTGAAGCAGTTGGTGTTGAAATTTTCTTGATCAAAGAATGA